One Prinia subflava isolate CZ2003 ecotype Zambia chromosome 9, Cam_Psub_1.2, whole genome shotgun sequence DNA segment encodes these proteins:
- the ANKRD22 gene encoding ankyrin repeat domain-containing protein 22: protein MGILYSEPICQAAYSNDFNKVHLLLERNSDSLNVQDSFSGDTPLICACRQGNNRIVNYLLRKHADVNLRNKKDRTCLHYAVRKRFTFLDYVLIIILMPVMLIGYLLMVSKTKENEHLVKMLLRAGVEVNATDSSGSTALHYACEMKNQAVIPLLLEAQADTSIKNQDGETPLDIARRLQFHNIASMIRKDS, encoded by the exons CCCATCTGTCAGGCAGCTTATAGCAACGATTTCAATAAAGTTCATCTCCTTTTGGAGCGCAACAGCGACTCTCTGAATGTCCAGGACAGCTTCAGTGGAGACACCCCCTTAATTTGTGCATGTAGACAAGGAAACAACAGGATAGTTAACTATCTTCTTAGAAAACATGCTGATGTCAACCTCAGAAATAAG AAGGACCGCACTTGCCTGCACTATGCTGTGAGAAAACGATTTACCTTCCTTGACTATGTGCTCATCATAATCCTCATGCCAGTTATGCTTATTGGTTACCTTCTCATG GTCTCAAAGACAAAAGAGAATGAGCACCTGGTCAAGatgctgctgagagctggagTCGAGGTGAATGCTACAGACTCT tctggcagcacagcccttcaCTATGCTTGTGAAATGAAAAACCAGGCAGTCATTCCTCTACTTCTTGAAGCTCAGGCAGATACTTCTATAAAGAACCAG GATGGGGAGACGCCTTTAGATATAGCAAGAAGATTACAGTTCCACAACATTGCAAGCATGATAAGAAAAGATTCTTAG